In Salmo trutta chromosome 24, fSalTru1.1, whole genome shotgun sequence, the DNA window tggacaatgactccaagcatacttccaaagttgtggcaaaatggcttaaggacaacaacgtgaaggtattggagtggccatcacaaagccctgacctcaatcctatagaaaacttgtgggcagaactgaaaaagcgtgtacgagcaaggaggcctacaaacctaactcagttacaccagctctgtcaggaggaatgggccaaaattcacccaacttattgtgggaagcttgtggaaggctacccgaaacgtttgacccaagttaaacaatttaaaggcaacgctaccaaatactaattgagtgtatgtaaacttctgacccactgggaatgtgatgaaagaaaaactagctgaaataaatcattctttctacgattattctgacattttacattcttaaaataaagtggtgatcctaactggcctaagacaggggcttttcactaggattaaatgtcaggaattgtgaaaaactgagtttggctaagtatttggctaaggtgtatgtaaacttctgactttaactgtatatcaacgatgtcgctcttgctgcgggtgattccctgatccacctctacgcagacgacaccattctgtattcatctggcccttctttggactctgtgttaacaaacctccaaacgagcttcaatgccatagaacactccttctgtggcctccaactgctcttaaatgctagtaaaactaaatgcatgcttttcaaccgatcactgcctgtacccgtccgcccgactagcatcactactctggacggttctgacttagaatatgtggacaactacaaatacctaggtgtctggctagactgtaaactctccttccagactcatattaaacatctccaatccaaaattaaatctagaatcggcttcctatttcgccctggccctcgctacatattcgttgccagacccactggctccaggtcatctatcagtctttgctaggtaaagctcctccttatctcagctcactggacacgataacaacacccacccatagcacgcgctccagcaggtatatctcacagttcatccccaaagccaacaccacaTTTGGTCgccttccttccagttctctgctgccaatgactggaacgaattgcaaaaatcactgaagttggagactcatatctctctcactaactttaaacatcagctatctgagcagcttaccgatcgctgcagctgtacacagcccatctgtaaattgcccacccaatctagtacctacctcatccccatattgtttttatttactttttgctcttttgcacaccagtatttctacttgcacatcatcatttgcacatctatcactccagtgttaatttgctaaattgttattacttcgctactatggcctatttattgccttacctctttacaccatttgcacacactgtatatagacatttaatattttttttttattgtgttattgactgtacgtttgtttattccatgtgtaactctgtgctgttgtttgtgtcgcactgctttgctttatcttggccaggtcgcagttgtaaatgacaacttcttctcaactggcctacctggttaaataaaggtgaaataaaaaaataaaaaatgttctgtCCCTACAGGGTCATGTTTTGGGTCAGACACCACGTCATGTTCTGTCCCTACAGGGTCATGTTTTGGGTCAGACACCGCGTCATGTTCTGTCCCTACAGGGTCATGTTTTGGGTTAGCCACCGCGTCATATTCTGTCCCTACAGGGTCATGTTTTGGGTCAGACACCGCGTCATGTTCTGTCCCTACAGGGTCATGTTTTGGGTTAGCCACCGCGTCATGTTCTGTCCCTACAGGGTCATGTTTTGGGTCAGACACCGCGTCATGTTCTGTCCCTACAGGGTCATGTTTTGGGTCAGACACCGCGTCATGTTCTGTCCCTACAGGGTCATGTTTTGGGTCAGACAGCGCGTCATGTTCTGTCCCTACAGGGTCATGTTTTGGGTCAGACACCGCGTCATGTTCTGTCCCTACAGGGTCATGTTTTGGGTCAGACACTGTACTTGGTCATTTCACCTTTTTAAATAGGAATAAGGAAGGAAATACAaccaaaaatacaacaaaaagtaaaaaaatacataaaataacatttatgtacattcattagatttcactgtatatagacttttctattgtgttattgactgtaaatttgttaattccatgtgtaactctgtgttgtttgtgttgcactgctttgctttatcttggccaggtctcagttgtaaatgagaacgtattctcaactggccaacctggttaaataaagtaaaaGCTAAGCATTGATAGTTATATTACCACTTCCAACACTTTCCCCTACTCTTTGTTTTTTATCTAATCATGGGACTCTAGTTCTACGAAATTGGGCTCCAGTAGTAGAGTGATACTATGGTGTACCCTGCCTAATTTGGTGATTTTATTCAAAAGTAAAGAGTATAGGATCAATGGAGTTTCAACCACTCATGGAAAATTACACTTAAATATTTGAATCATGACAGAGCAGGACTGGACTGGTGaaaatgtgttgtgttgggtaACATTAGACTTTTGCAGAACAAGACAAAAAACTTGATATTAAAtaagaaaaacatttttatttaaaaatcaaCTGTTTCATTGAACAAGTGGTCCTGTGAATTTAACAGGAGTCGGTGATCCTTCTGATGGAACTGAACTTCATTCCATTGTGTCCCTGCATCTCCCTGAAGTTCCTGTACTCTCCAGGCCTCATGTACATCTGCCTCCCTTTGTAATGGGGCTGCTCATACATCAGCCAGTGGCCGTCCATCACATTGCAGGACTGGCAGTCAGACATACGGTAACGCTCCTGGATGGAGTCACAGTCGTCCATCATCTCGTGCATCTGACCTCCGAAGTTCTCCTTCTCGTAGATCCTCATCTTGTAGTTTCCTCTGTGCTTTTAACATACATTTTGAACATGGGATTAGTTTATTAAAAACTTAAACTGTTGTGAGAGATGTGTCGTAGTGGTTCATACCATGGGGATATTACGGCAGGATCGGATGCAGTCATTGAAACCCATCATGCGCTGGTAGTCAGGGTACTCGCCCCTCCTCATGAAGTGCTGGTTTCCCATGAAGTCGGGGCGATCGTAGACCATGAAGCAGCCACTCTCAACCCTGCAGGAGTGACACCTGCTCAGGTGGGAGGACATGTCAGGGCAGTCCTGACTGGTCTCATAGGAACGCCCCTGGAAGTTCTTGTCCTCGTAGAAGATGATCTGCAACAAATACTCTTGCAATTAGCCAGAACAATACGTGACCAGAATGTGTTCAGAACTTTCTAGAACTTTCCCTTTTTTGTTGGTTACAATACAATGGCACACTGTACTGCATTATTGCACTTTGTATAGTGTTATTACTGTAAATACTGTACATATTGCTAATAAACTTAATGTATATACAGCATTAATCAGATAATTTGACCTCTAAACTTAAAATAACTGGTGAACCCACCTTTCCGTGCATGTTTATGGTTATTTTGAGCAATGCTATAGCTATGCTAGTCTGCAGCCTGTTTTATACCTGATGTGACATCCAAAGAATCTCCGGTTCCATTGTATTTAACACATGAGTCAGCTGCATGTTATGCTATGGTTGCTCCAACTCTTTGTTACCACAGATGGGAAAGGGTTATTATGTACAGTCAAACGGGGGACAAAATGTTAATTTCTGTCATTTAGATTAAAGTGTCTCTGGAAatattactgaacaaaaatatcaacccAACACTTAAAGttttgttcccatgtttcatgagctgaaataaaatatcccagaaatgttccatacgcacaaaaaacgtatttctctcagattttgcgcataaatttatttacatccctgttattaagcatttctcctttgccaagacaatccatccacctgacagatgttgcATATCAAGACACTGATTAAACAGCAAGAGCATTACaaatgtgcaccttgtgctggggacaataaaaggccactctaaaatgtgcagtgttgtcacccaacacaatgccacagatgtctcatgttttgaggagCATGGATTTGcgatgttgactgcaggaatgtccaacagagctgttgccagagatgtaatgttaatttctctacaaaaagccacctccaacgtagttttagagaatttggtggGGGGtggctgaggagtatttctgtctgtaataaagcccttttgtggggaattGGTTGGTTGAACATGGCTCCCAAGTAGgtgagcctatgccctcccaggcccacccatggctgcgtccctgcccaatgcactgtatatacagtatatacagtaccagtcaaaagtaccagtcaaaagtttggacacacatacttatttttactattttctacattgtagaataatagtgaaaacatcaaaactatgaaataacacatgaaatcatgtagtaaccaaaaaagtgttaaacatatcaaaatatattttatatttgtgattcttctaggtagccaccctttgccttgatgacagctttgcacactcttggcattctctcaaccagcttcatgaggtagtcacctggaatgcatttcaattaacaggtgtaccttgttaaaagttactttgtggaaaaaccatcaagctggcatgaaactggatctcatgaggaccaccacaggaagggaagacccagagttgcctctgctgcagaggataagttcaatatAGTTACCAGCCACATaatttgcagcccaaataaatgcttcacagagttcaagtaacagacacatctcaacatcaactgttcagaggagactgcatgaatcaggccttcatggtcgaattgttgcaaagaaaccattactaaaggacaccaatagtaagaagagacttgcttgggccaagaaactcgAGTAACGGACATTataccagtggaaatctgtcctttggtccaatgagtccaaatttgagatttctggttcctaccgccatgtctttgtgatacgcagagtaggtgaaacagatgatctccgcatgtgaggttcccaccgtgaagcatggaggaggaggtgtgatggtgtgggattGCTTtggtggtgacactgtcagtgatctatttagaattcaaggcacacttatccagcatggctaccacatcccatctggtttgcgcttagtgggactatcgtttgtttttcaacaggacaatgaactaaaacacacctccaggctgtgtaaggattatttgaccaaggagagtgatggagtgctgcatcagatgacctggcctccacaatcacccgacctcaacccaattgagatggtttgggatgagttggaccgcatagtgaaggaaaagcagtcaacaagtgctcagcatatgtgggaactccttcaagactgttggaaaagcattcctcacgaagctggttgagtgaatgccaagagtgtgcaaagctgtcatgttctacttccggtttggagcgagcagtcgcactacgcttcactccacaggtaatattacacttcactacattacaacggtttgatttgtttgatccgagcaattcttttcttagctagctacatagccgtctttgtatcaaagataatcgtgtagcttagagtaattatcgaagttagctatcttcgtcctcctaacgtagtcatcactgctagctagctagtcaacactgctagctagccaaccagccaacttccaccgactagcagcactgtagaatctattacattacaacggaatgacttgactagtgtagtgttagtgagccagctacatagttgtctttgcatctaagataattgtgtagtttagagtaattattagtaactagccagccgcgacgccagacttagtcaacacacctagtcttcattaacccactgctagctagctagccaacagctagccaaccgttaccgactagcagcgctctagacactaatactttacaacggaacgacttgattagtgtagtgttagtgagccagctacatagttgtctttgctgtctttgcatctaagataattgtgtagtttagagtaattattagtaactagccagccgcgacgccagacgtagtcaacacacctagtcatcattaacccactgctagctagctagcaaacagctagccaaccgttaccgactagcagcgctgtagataccaatactttacaacggaacgatttgactagtgcagtgttggctagctagctacatagttgtctttgtcatagcttgataattgtgtagtttagtaattaccgaggttagctagccagctattgccgtcccccgcgacgccattttttccaaacccagccaactagtaacactgtagaaactaaatacattaaaggaacgtcttgattagtgttatgttagctagctacaaagttgcttttgtatcatgacaaggtgtagtactgaaactatcgaggtcacctagccagctacacctagccagctacacggtcaaacaaagtcaacaacgcagccactgctagctagcctactccaccagccagcagtactgtatcatttttgtcattttagtcaataagattttttgcaacgtaagcttaactttctgaacattcgagacgtgtagtccacttgtcattccaatctcctttgcattagcgtagcctcttctgtagcttgtcaactatgtgtctgtctatccctgttctctcccctctgcacaggccatacaaacgcttcacaccgcgtggccgctgccactctaacctggtggtcccagcgcgcacgacccacgtggagttccaggtctccggcagcctctggaactgccggtctgcggccaacaaggctgagttcatctcagcctatgctaccctccagtccctagacttcctggcgctgacggaaacatggatcaccacagataacactgctactcctactgctctctcctcgtctgcccacgtgttctcgcatacccctagagcatcgagccagcggggtggtggcactggaatcctcatctctcccaagtggacattctctctttctcccctgacccatctgtctatctcctcatttgaattccatgctgtcacagttaccagccctttcaagcttaacatcctcatcatttatcgccctccaggttcccttggagagttcatcaatgagcttgacgccttgataagttccttccctgaggatggctcacctctcacagttctgggtgactttaacctccccacgtctaccttcgactcattcctctctgcctccttctttccactcctctcctcttttgacctcaccctctcaccttccccccctactcacaaggcaggcaatacgcttgacctcatctttactagatactgttcttccactaatctcattgcaactcctctccaagtctccgaccactaccttgtatccttttccctctcgctctcatcaaaaacttctcactctgcccctactcggatggtattgcgccgtcccaaccttcgctctctctctcctgctactctctcctcttccatcctatcatctcttccctctgctcaaaccttctccaacctatctcctgattttgcctcctcaaccctcctctcctccctctctgcatcctttgattttctctgtcccctatcctccaggccggctcggtcctcccctcctgctccgtggctcgacgactcactgcgagctcacagaacagggctccgggcagccgagcggaaatggaggaaaactcgcctccctgcggacctcgcatcctttcactccctcctctctacattttcctcttctgtatctgctgctaaagccactttctaccactctaaattccaagcatctgcctctaaccctaggaagctttttgctaccttctcctccctcctgaatcctcctccccctccccccctcctccctcactgcggatgacttcgtcaaccattttgaaaagaaggttgatgacatccgatcctcgtttgctaagtcaagcgacaccgctggtcctgctcacactgccctaccctgtgctttgacctctttctcccctctctctccagatgaaatctcgcatcttgtgacggccggccgcccaacaacctgcccacttgaccctatcccctcctctcttctccagaccatttccggagaccttctcccctacctcacctcgctcatcaactcatccttgaccgctggctacgtcccttccgtcttcaagagagcgagagttgcaccccttctgaaaaaacctacactcgatccctccgatgtcaacaactacagaccagtatcccttctttcttttctctccaaaactcttgaacgtgccgtccttggccagctctcctgctatctctctcagaacgaccttcttgatcctaatcagtcaggtttcaagactgggcattcaactgagactgctcttctctgtgtcacggaggctctccgcactgctaaagctaactctctctcctctgctctcatccttctagacctatctgctgcctttgatactgtgaaccatcagatcctcctctccaccctctccgagctgggcatctccggcgcggcccacgct includes these proteins:
- the LOC115161514 gene encoding gamma-crystallin M3-like, which produces MHGKIIFYEDKNFQGRSYETSQDCPDMSSHLSRCHSCRVESGCFMVYDRPDFMGNQHFMRRGEYPDYQRMMGFNDCIRSCRNIPMHRGNYKMRIYEKENFGGQMHEMMDDCDSIQERYRMSDCQSCNVMDGHWLMYEQPHYKGRQMYMRPGEYRNFREMQGHNGMKFSSIRRITDSC